In Salinibacterium sp. ZJ70, one DNA window encodes the following:
- a CDS encoding GntR family transcriptional regulator: MAKQGDSKTLASHVYELVSHDIMNGRWSPGAPLRPGELSKAYGTSTTVIREVLVRLGAERLAVSEPAKGFSVPGLTVTDIEDLTMVRIHNDTLALRLSIERGGIDWETDLMTRHHILSRTDRRSPEDPLHIRDEWSSAHRDFHATLVAGSGVPLLIDLSRTLFDSTELYRRWAAPSPAALKRDVPHEHDLIMRAALDRDADAATRLLTEHYQHSLEVMLAAGFVTPTTD; encoded by the coding sequence ATGGCCAAACAAGGTGACTCGAAGACGCTCGCGTCTCACGTGTACGAGCTGGTGAGCCACGACATCATGAACGGCCGATGGTCCCCAGGAGCGCCGCTGCGACCGGGAGAGCTGTCGAAGGCGTACGGCACGAGCACCACGGTCATCCGGGAGGTGCTGGTGCGACTGGGCGCAGAGCGCCTCGCTGTATCGGAGCCGGCGAAAGGATTCTCGGTCCCCGGGCTCACCGTGACCGACATCGAGGACCTCACCATGGTCCGCATCCACAACGACACGCTGGCCCTTCGCCTCTCCATCGAGCGTGGTGGTATCGACTGGGAGACAGATCTGATGACGCGTCATCATATTCTGTCGCGCACCGATCGTAGATCACCGGAAGACCCTCTGCACATCCGTGACGAGTGGTCGAGCGCCCACCGCGACTTCCACGCCACGCTCGTCGCCGGTTCTGGCGTGCCGTTGCTCATCGACCTCTCGCGGACCCTCTTCGACTCCACCGAGCTCTACCGCCGCTGGGCCGCGCCCTCACCCGCAGCGCTCAAGCGCGACGTTCCCCACGAGCACGACCTGATCATGCGTGCGGCACTCGACCGCGACGCCGATGCCGCCACGCGACTGCTGACGGAGCACTACCAACACTCGCTTGAGGTCATGCTCGCGGCAGGATTCGTCACCCCGACCACCGACTGA